ATTTGCCGCTGATTTACTCAAACCATACTGTGAGCAGGTATTCATCTCCTGCAGAGAAGATCAATTGCATGAAATCGATAGTGCTTACGAATTGTTGCCGGACACTTTTACCGGCCTTGGACCCTACGGAGCCATTCTTTCGGCTTTCCGCGCCTATCCCGACCACGCCTGGTTGGTAATCGCTTGTGATTTACCATTACTGAACCAGGAAACGATAGCATTTCTGCTCAAAAACCGGAACGAGTCCAAAACCGCTTCTGCGTTTATTAGCCCGGTAAATCAATTTCCCGAACCGCTTATTGCCATTTGGGAGCCCAAAGCCTATCCCGTTCTCTTTCAGTTTCTGGCCCAGGGATATTCATGCCCAAGGAAAGTACTCATCAATTCGGACGTTAAATTATTGAATGTTCCGGACGAAAAAACGTTAATAAATGTCAATGAAAAAGCTGATTTGGAAAAAATTTCCACTCATCTGTCCAGGACGTAATCCGGTTGTTAAGTTTATTTTGTTGCGAAAATTTAAAATATTAACATTTTTTTAACACTTTTTTTAGGCTTAGAATGCTTTTAGGCTCAAACCAAATATAATTCCGTTCATTTCTTGTTATCTGGTGATTAAATCCCTGATATACATTCCTTCCCATAAGGTCTAAGCCATTTTCAATCATCTAAATATTGCAAAAAACGCTCTTTCCAACGATTATTTGGAAAAGAGGGTAACATCTTTTAAAAACCATTGATTATTCTATGAGAAGCGAATACCTTTGCGCCTGCTTTTAACGGGGAAGTAACTTTTCAAAAATTTATACGTTTAAAGTATAGACATGAAAAGGACCCCTAATTAGTGTGTTGGTTATGGTATTCATTTAAACTACACTAATTAATTAAATTCATTATCCGGACAGTCGTTTAAAGAACCTCCTCCTTTTTTAAATGATATTGGCCTGATGATGAAAAACTAAATCTGAAAGAATGAAACTCCTATGGACATTAGTAATCACGCTATTGGTATTTCCTTTAGCGATGAAAGCTAGTACAATCAAACTAAATCCGCGCGAATCGGAACCTTCAGCTTATGCTGAAAGCTGGGACGCCCACACTGACGAGCTGATCAAACAAAGGCTCGGACAGTTGTCACTACCTTTTACTGTTAGATACAATGATAAGGTAAAAACTTACATCAAACGCTATGTTGAATTAGGTTTTAAAGAATCTGAATCAATGTTAGGCCGTTCAAGTCTCTATTTTCCAATTTTTGAGCATTATCTTAACCTTTACGGTTTGCCAATGGAGCTTAAATACCTCCCAATGGTAGAGTCTACATTGCTTCCTGGAGTTGAATCTAATGCCGGAGCCGCAGGGTTATGGCAGATGATACCTGCTTCGGCAAGATATTTCGGACTCACTATTGATGGCAATATCGATGAAAGGCTTGATCCAAACAAATCAACAGAGGCCGCAGTAAAAATGCTTTCTATGTTGTATGATCAGTTTGGTAACTGGCCCTTAGTCATGGCGGCTTACAACTGTGGCCCGGGTACCGTTAAAAAAGCCATCCGTTATGCCAAATGCGATGACTATTGGGAAATAAGCAAGTACCTGCCTAAAGAAACACAGCGTTACGTTCCTGCTTTTATCGCAGCAGCTTATTTGGTGAATTATTATGACGAACATGATATGGCACCCAAATACCCTGCCTATGATTTACAGGATACCCGTACATTTGTTACTTACACAAGTCTGAGATTTTCTGACATCAACAAAGCAACCAATGTAAGCTGGGATATTTTGAAAAAACTTAACCCGGGATACCTCGGAAATATTATCCCTGCCGGCAAAAATGGCCACTTTATCATATTGCCATCCTATGCTGCAGAATCTTTCCGTACTTTTATTTCCGGAAAAGTTAACGCTTCAGAGGATGCAGGATCATTTCCAATAGGTTCTTTGAGAACGTCCTACACTACCGTTGCAGGAGACAATATCGAGACACTGGCATTGCTCTTCGGATGCACTGTTGAAGATATTATGGCATGGAACCATTTGAGAAGCAAGAACCTCGCGGTGAATCAATCTCTTATTCTTTACCTTAAAAGAAATACGACTATTGTAAAACCTTAACAATTATTAAGGGGTCCAATGTCTGACAAAAAAAAACGGGAATCTTCAGTGTTTACTGATGTTCCCGTTTTTTTTATCTTTGCTATCAAACCAAATACAGGTTTTATTCGTCTTAATATAGTCTGTTGGCTTAATAACAAATATTGATAACAAATGAAAAATAAATTTTTGGTCCTGATCATAGCATTGACCCTTGCCGGAGGAGCTTTATTCGGCCAGGAAAATAGTACTCTGGTACAATTCTCGGGAATGGTCCTTGACGGGACTACCAATCAAATGTTCCCAGTGCCGTACACCAATATCCTGGTCAAAGAAAAAGGCAGGGGAACCTATTCTGACTTCGACGGATTTTTCTCTATTGTAGTGGAAGAAGGGGACATTATCGTTTTTTCGGCCCTGGGATATAAAACCGTAGAATTCCAGATCCCAGAAAATCTTAAAGATGACCGCTATTCACTTGTTCAACTAATGACCAAAGATGCCGTCAACCTGCCGGAAACCGTGGTATTTCCCTGGCCAAGTAAAGAACATTTCAAACTCGAATTCCTGGCGATGGATGTCACCAGCGAACTCCAGGCAAAAGCTTCGGAAAACATAGCCAACGAAACCCTTGAAAGGATGCGTAATGCTGTCGTTTCGGACGGGGTGGAAAATACCGGTTTTT
This sequence is a window from Lewinellaceae bacterium. Protein-coding genes within it:
- a CDS encoding transglycosylase SLT domain-containing protein yields the protein MKLLWTLVITLLVFPLAMKASTIKLNPRESEPSAYAESWDAHTDELIKQRLGQLSLPFTVRYNDKVKTYIKRYVELGFKESESMLGRSSLYFPIFEHYLNLYGLPMELKYLPMVESTLLPGVESNAGAAGLWQMIPASARYFGLTIDGNIDERLDPNKSTEAAVKMLSMLYDQFGNWPLVMAAYNCGPGTVKKAIRYAKCDDYWEISKYLPKETQRYVPAFIAAAYLVNYYDEHDMAPKYPAYDLQDTRTFVTYTSLRFSDINKATNVSWDILKKLNPGYLGNIIPAGKNGHFIILPSYAAESFRTFISGKVNASEDAGSFPIGSLRTSYTTVAGDNIETLALLFGCTVEDIMAWNHLRSKNLAVNQSLILYLKRNTTIVKP
- a CDS encoding carboxypeptidase-like regulatory domain-containing protein — protein: MKNKFLVLIIALTLAGGALFGQENSTLVQFSGMVLDGTTNQMFPVPYTNILVKEKGRGTYSDFDGFFSIVVEEGDIIVFSALGYKTVEFQIPENLKDDRYSLVQLMTKDAVNLPETVVFPWPSKEHFKLEFLAMDVTSELQAKASENIANETLERMRNAVVSDGVENTGFYLRQQARKTYYVGQTPPMNIFNPVAWKDFFDAWKRGDFKKKKTN